CGCAGAAAACCTCTGAGATACGGGCTGATATCTTCCTGACGGCTGTCCTTATCGCGGCGCATGTGTCGCCCCTGCTTATCCCCATCTCTCTGCTGATGCTGTCTGCGACGGCCGAACATTCCTTCCTTATTCCAACCGCTTTCACGATCGCTGTTTCGAAGTTCTCCCCCGATATCAGGCGGTTGCCCAGCTCGAAAACGGAATCCTGCAGAAGCATCTCCTGCTTCTCTCTTCCCTTTTCAGACAGGACATACGGGGCCGAATACGCCAGCACCAGAACGCCTGATACCAGCGCCGCGACCGTCAATGCGGCCTGTACATCTCCGGTCATTGCGGAGACAGCGAATGCGACGGGGATAGCCGATAATATAGGCAGGATGTACTTTGGATCCAAGTTCGACACCGGCCTCATAAAGGGATTCTTGTCCTTCACGGAAAGGATCAGGAACATTATGATCGCAGGGATAAGCACCAGCGTCACCATCACTATCGGCCCTGTGTCCATCGCAGAACCGCCGAACACCCCTCCCAGACTGAGCATGGGCAGTATGGACATGAGGATCATCGGCACCATTATTCCAAGGCCGAATATCATCATGCAGGGGACGTTCAGGGACGTACTGTAGTTCTCCCCGATCTCTTTGAGGCCTTCCAATGATATGTTGGAAGCATCACCCAGCACCTTTTTCCTCTCCGAACGGTCGGAGGACGCGGCGGCGACCATCACCATGTGGACGGAACGCCTGAACGCGGCGGCTTCCGCGGGAAGGGTTGAGAGCATATCCGACAGCCCGTGGGCGATGTCCGGTATCTGCCTCGTGTCTGCTTTAACCACAATGGATCTGAACAAAGACGCCGACCTTTCCGGCCCGTTCGATGCCACATCCCTTACCGCCGTATCGATGGAGCCTCCTCCGTCGATGACGGCGGACATCATCCCGACGACGGTCGGACCTTCGTTCAGGATCGCATTGGGATTCTTCACCCTCTCTTTTCGAGCCATCTCAGACACCTATCCCCGTGAGATCGCAAAACTTAGCTTTGAATGATGTGATCACATCCTCCGCCGTTTTCCCCTGCGACCTGGAAACATGGTCGTTCGCGATGCCCACCCACTCCGGGCCGTGGTATTCTTCGCTGTGGATCTTCCCCATCTCGGCCAGGAACGACCTTATGACCGCCCTCGCCCTGATCTCTTTGGTTATATCGGCTTTGCTCATCTGAGAGGATGAGAGGACGCGCCTCATGATAGGCGCCAAGAACAATGTCGCATTATCCGTTATATCCACGAACTCACCCATCATGTCCGTGGTCGCCACAACCTCATTCACTTTTCTTACCTGGTTCCCCGTCCTTCTGTCCTTGACCGTACCCAGCGTCACCAGGATGTCGGTCGCCATGAACGCTTCCGGGGAGATGTTCATGTCGTGAACCACTCTCTCATAGACCGACTTTGCCGAGTCTCCGTGGATCGTCCCCATGATCGAGCTTCCCGCACGGCCTGTCCTCATGCTCTGATACATCGTTCTGGCCTCCTCTCCCCTGACCTCTCCCAGAATTATGGCGGATTCCCCCATCCTCAGCGATACTCTGAGCGCCTCGTCCGCTCTTGAGAGGTTGTCCCCTCCCATTCTGTCGTCGATGAGCATCGACTGTACTTTGTATCCCATCTTTCTCATTATTGCGGTCGGCAGTTCCATTGTGTCCTCTATCGTCAGTATCCTCTGCGAAAGAGGGAATTCGAACATAAGGGAGGAAAGAAGCGAGCTCTTCCCCGCTCCCCTGGCGCCGCATATCAGGAAGGTCGCTCTGTTGTCGACCATGAATGACAGAAGACCCGCGGTCCTCGGGTCCATCGTGCCGTTGGCTATCAGCCTGGTAAGGGTCCACGGCCTCACCGAATGTTTCCTTATCGCGACCGCGTCCCCGTTGGGGCTCATCGGATACCCGACGACGGTCGCTCTCGCGTCGTGTGTCTTGATATCGGTCTCAAGGATGGGGTTGGATTCGCAGAACTGCAGCCCGCTGTCCCTTTTCAGGATATTTATCAGGTTCATCACTTCTTTCTTGTCGACAATAAGGTTCGTCCTGCATTTGGTGTGGGAATTGCTGCCGACGATGCCGTTCATCGTAACGTGTATCCTGTTCCTGTCGCAAGGCGCATCGATGTATATGTCCTCGAGCTTCGGATCCGCAAGCAGCACTTCGAAAACGCCCATTCCCACTGTGTATCTGTAAATGATGCCGCACATATCCCCGATTATCTTTTCCACGGTGTCGGTATCGCTTCCGC
This sequence is a window from Candidatus Methanoplasma cognatum. Protein-coding genes within it:
- a CDS encoding type II/IV secretion system ATPase subunit yields the protein MPRILSAIVGRINKKNVHQVSYNDRLIITDYSDSESDAFRRRHADIHLPDDDPVCEPMEYSVPAAQFNPQKPQSDPRPEKTIRPHPHSQRSILDGMILLSENNVRSKPAYADCWLIGKKSDLENVFEYESPGGRVSIGTAIDGETEYNLMPIEYSYPDSMNAVVEKIISGIRESYREKGGRMDKQSVMGVARGMLIDYSDTIEAVCGSDTDTVEKIIGDMCGIIYRYTVGMGVFEVLLADPKLEDIYIDAPCDRNRIHVTMNGIVGSNSHTKCRTNLIVDKKEVMNLINILKRDSGLQFCESNPILETDIKTHDARATVVGYPMSPNGDAVAIRKHSVRPWTLTRLIANGTMDPRTAGLLSFMVDNRATFLICGARGAGKSSLLSSLMFEFPLSQRILTIEDTMELPTAIMRKMGYKVQSMLIDDRMGGDNLSRADEALRVSLRMGESAIILGEVRGEEARTMYQSMRTGRAGSSIMGTIHGDSAKSVYERVVHDMNISPEAFMATDILVTLGTVKDRRTGNQVRKVNEVVATTDMMGEFVDITDNATLFLAPIMRRVLSSSQMSKADITKEIRARAVIRSFLAEMGKIHSEEYHGPEWVGIANDHVSRSQGKTAEDVITSFKAKFCDLTGIGV